From a single Candidatus Eremiobacteraceae bacterium genomic region:
- a CDS encoding SDR family oxidoreductase produces the protein MRFTGKTCIVTGGGSGIGRATCLQMAAEGGKVVVADLKLDAAQATVDDITKAGGTAMAVAVDVGDSAQVQQVIAKAVAAYNQIDVIVNDAAMMTFTPIVDIAEADFFHVVTTNLGSVFYFSKYSAPRMPAGSVIVNISSVHAHQTTPNVVPYAASKGAIEAFTRGFSIEMLSKGIRVNAIAPGAVDTPMLWNNPNVKSGAEKIEGAIGKPEDLANAICFIASDDAKFINGTTLVVDGGRLDTL, from the coding sequence ATGAGATTCACGGGCAAGACGTGCATCGTCACGGGTGGCGGATCGGGGATCGGCCGCGCGACATGCCTTCAGATGGCCGCCGAGGGCGGCAAGGTCGTCGTTGCGGACCTCAAGCTCGACGCAGCTCAAGCAACTGTGGACGACATCACCAAGGCTGGCGGCACAGCGATGGCCGTCGCAGTCGACGTCGGCGACTCGGCGCAGGTCCAGCAGGTCATCGCCAAGGCCGTTGCCGCGTACAATCAGATCGACGTCATCGTCAACGACGCCGCCATGATGACGTTCACGCCAATCGTCGACATCGCCGAAGCCGACTTCTTCCACGTGGTCACCACGAACCTCGGATCGGTGTTTTACTTCAGCAAGTACAGTGCGCCGCGTATGCCGGCCGGTTCCGTGATCGTCAACATCAGCTCCGTCCACGCGCATCAGACGACGCCGAACGTCGTCCCCTACGCGGCGAGCAAAGGCGCGATCGAGGCGTTCACGCGCGGTTTCAGCATCGAGATGCTCTCAAAGGGTATCCGCGTCAACGCCATCGCACCGGGCGCGGTCGACACGCCGATGCTCTGGAACAACCCGAACGTGAAAAGCGGTGCCGAGAAGATCGAAGGCGCGATCGGTAAACCGGAAGACCTTGCCAATGCGATCTGCTTCATCGCTTCAGACGACGCGAAGTTCATCAACGGCACGACGCTCGTCGTCGATGGCGGCCGCCTCGACACGCTCTAG